A stretch of Mya arenaria isolate MELC-2E11 chromosome 14, ASM2691426v1 DNA encodes these proteins:
- the LOC128216224 gene encoding uncharacterized protein LOC128216224 yields MAAGGSYFYKGSDLIHDYGCSKCEENDLNTEAQHFCPDCEHYLCDKCDGIHGEYFKKHVVYGRGEIQKWAGFSIDKCDQHGKELEDHCDDHQELCCSVCVALNHRLCSSISHLPDLAKGFLQTTEFKQLPAAVDKIKSRLYKLTNSRMNYQASLRDSYENIIVIIKALRDEINQILDTLEERTVEQLDSIMKDLEKSIKDDLEICSYMDDQLSIMIEKLQHMAYKKETSSFIGFMKCQSKLSEARYFVEEIRGKEGVKYKSDESVLQLLRKMSRLGNVERVPSIYVGTAQSSSHFNVRIEKDKKQCYIAGICELPSGEMVLTDYTNDRVKLLNRQFEVIAHCDLLATPEHLCHTTDNNVAVAVSDKNEVHFLAVTKGKLQAMRKFTIHHYCCSIAHHNGQLYVGSIDGLYMYNMVGRLIKKIYQDFSGGKAVYSCAISACGERIFVTNSDYSELGTLDKTGQVISTIKDPELEYPIALCVSQSGHVFVCGLGFRTVMQVDKEGRHKLATVAREADGLYNPRSVWFSEQTSTLIVGNLLQDNITVVKLN; encoded by the exons ATGGCTGCTGGAGGTTCATACTTTTACAAGGGATCTGACCTGATTCACGACTACGGTTGTTCCAAGTGTGAGGAAAATGACCTGAACACTGAAGCCCAGCACTTCTGTCCGGACTGTGAACACTATCTGTGTGACAAGTGTGATGGGATTCATGGAGAGTATTTCAAGAAGCATGTTGTGTACGGGCGTGGAGAGATACAGAAGTGGGCGGGGTTCTCCATAGACAAATGTGACCAGCATGGCAAAGAGCTGGAGGACCACTGTGATGACCATCAGGAATTGTGCTGCAGTGTATGTGTGGCCCTAAACCACAG ACTGTGTAGCAGTATCAGTCATCTGCCTGACCTGGCCAAGGGCTTCCTGCAGACAACAGAGTTTAAGCAGCTGCCAGCTGCAGTGGACAAGATTAAAAGCAGGCTGTATAAGCTCACTAATTCCAGGATGAATTATCAAGCCTCACTGAGGGACTCCTATGAGAACATCATAGTTATAATTAAGGCTCTCCGCGACGAAATTAACCAGATCTTAGACACGCTGGAGGAACGGACAGTTGAACAGTTGGATAGCATAATGAAAGATTTAGAGAAGTCTATAAAGGATGATTTAGAAATCTGTTCTTACATGGACGACCAACTCAGTATCATGATTGAGAAGCTGCAGCATATGGCATACAAAAAGGAGACCAGCTCTTTCATTGGATTCATGAAATGCCAGTCTAAATTGAGTGAAGCCAGGTATTTTGTGGAGGAAATACGGGGAAAAGAAGGAGTGAAGTATAAATCTGATGAAAGTGTATTGCAACTTTTGAGAAAAATGAGCCGCCTTGGCAATGTTGAACGTGTTCCTTCCATTTATGTGGGTACGGCTCAGAGTTCAAGTCATTTTAACGTTAGGATAGAGAAGGACAAGAAACAATGCTATATTGCAGGTATCTGTGAGTTGCCCAGTGGAGAAATGGTTTTGACTGACTATACGAATGACAGAGTGAAGCTACTGAACAGGCAGTTCGAGGTCATTGCTCACTGTGATCTGCTTGCTACTCCTGAACACTTGTGTCACACCACAGATAATAATGTAGCTGTAGCTGTTAGTGACAAAAATGAGGTTCACTTCCTGGCAGTAACCAAAGGGAAGCTTCAAGCAATGAGAAAATTCACCATCCACCATTACTGTTGCTCAATCGCGCACCACAATGGCCAGCTATATGTTGGCTCCATTGATGgtctgtacatgtacaatatggTCGGAAGACTCATTAAGAAGATATATCAGGACTTTTCTGGTGGTAAGGCTGTGTACAGTTGTGCTATCTCTGCTTGTGGGGAGAGAATTTTTGTTACGAACTCTGATTATTCTGAGTTAGGAACACTTGATAAAACAGGCCAAGTAATTTCTACAATAAAAGATCCTGAACTAGAATATCCAATTGCACTATGTGTCAGCCAAAGTGgtcatgtgtttgtgtgtgggCTGGGGTTTCGCACTGTAATGCAGGTAGACAAGGAGGGGAGACATAAGCTGGCCACAGTGGCCAGGGAGGCAGATGGACTGTATAACCCTCGGTCAGTATGGTTTAGTGAACAAACGTCCACCCTCATTGTTGGGAATCTTCTGCAGGACAACATAACTGTTGTCAAGTTGAATTGA